The following are encoded in a window of Esox lucius isolate fEsoLuc1 chromosome 14, fEsoLuc1.pri, whole genome shotgun sequence genomic DNA:
- the zmiz2 gene encoding zinc finger MIZ domain-containing protein 2 isoform X2 encodes MAVPMTCDCPRTEQTNDTGQKVACEGLIDPPVPPMNPLNSMKPGLPPTPHSDGNFLYDSTSWQQGNNPQPGALSVVTTVWGVTNPSHSQVFGAPMGPGGNSGGHMMQGGGGGGGMSPGMSHQYQSYGDKGYGQPGLYGRPNTAYSQAPPYGQSYSSNGGGGGMGQRPPSDFTQAAAAAVAAAAATATATATATVAAIQEKQNQEMNYGQMGGGPSSYSTQFLSHPGPQQGGPRGPPGMSPSGMVQSRPGQHPSMGGMVYPSQGQGQRMPQQHAGYPGGQQGLKRPYQSEGFPGQQYGSGGMSPYHGGQPLQYPPGPQQRQAQSPSYHPNQRMPPMGQYQPGPPNPAQYYKEQQYNGQQGNMPPGSGGYNAFTQAAVNAQAGRVMPGYPSSPLGGNPTPPMTPGSSMPPYLSPGGPGPDTKPPYLAQGPDVKPNINSLQPPTGNPSDDLRLTFPVRDGVVLEPFRLEHNLAVSNHAFQLRDSVYKTLMMRPDLELQFKCYHHEDRQMNTNWPASVQVQSHLQVSGPCLQVSVNATPLTIERGDNKTSHKPLYLKQVCQPGRNTIQITVTACCCSHLFVLQLVHRPSVRSVLQGLMKKRLLPAEHCVTKIKRNFSSGTIPGTPGLNGEDGVEQTAIKVSLKCPITFRRIQLPARGHDCRHIQCFDLESYLQLNCERGTWRCPVCNKTALLEGLEVDQYMLGILIYIQNSDYEEITIDPVCGWRPVPVKPDIHIKEEADGPVLKRCRTVSPSHMMMPSVMEMIAALGPASSPYQGLPPGGRNTPDYNTQGPGYSSQSGFSDFPNTPGTPTLRDFTSPGPPNIYQQDQMSHSGRMDPSHNALQQQQQQQQHQQGLHSNQSLGGGVGGQMQQRNSNTQNARLQTEGSFGLGGPGGEGPDHTLDGRNIHRSFYYDNRKTTIRQPLDHSKITNRKATTQKDSKLLVQ; translated from the exons ACCCCCCTGTTCCTCCGATGAACCCCCTCAACTCCATGAAACCCGGTCTGCCTCCCACTCCGCacag TGACGGTAACTTCCTGTATGACTCTACCTCCTGGCAACAAGGCAACAATCCACAGCCAGGAGCACTCTCCGTGGTAACCACTGTCTGGGGCGTGACCAATCCCTCGCACAGCCAG GTGTTTGGTGCGCCCATGGGTCCGGGTGGGAACTCTGGAGGTCACATGATGCAGGGTGGCGGCGGCGGTGGAGGGATGAGTCCCGGGATGAGCCACCAGTACCAGAGCTACGGTGATAAGGGCTACGGACAGCCGGGCCTGTACGGGCGCCCCAACACAGCCTACAGCCAAGCGCCTCCGTATGGACAGAG TTACTCCAGTaatggtggtggagggggtATGGGCCAACGCCCCCCCTCTGATTTCACCCAGGCTGCTGCCGCTGCCGTGGCTGCCGCCGCTGCCACGGCAACTGCCACTGCCACGGCAACAGTTGCTGCCATCCAGGAGAAGCAGAACCAGGAAATGAACTATGGCCAG ATGGGTGGAGGGCCCTCCTCTTACAGTACCCAGTTCCTGTCCCACCCAGGCCCCCAGCAGGGTGGGCCCCGCGGCCCCCCGGGGATGAGCCCGAGTGGCATGGTCCAGTCCCGGCCAGGGCAGCACCCGTCTATGGGGGGCATGGTGTACCCCTCCCAGGGCCAGGGCCAGAGGATGCCCCAGCAGCACGCTGGCTATCCAGGAGGACAGCAGGGGCTCAAACGGCCCTACCAATCAGAG GGTTTCCCAGGGCAGCAGTATGGTTCAGGGGGCATGTCTCCCTACCACGGTGGACAGCCCCTCCAGTACCCCCCCGGACCCCAGCAGCGTCAGGCCCAGTCCCCTTCCTACCACCCGAACCAGAGGATGCCCCCAATGGGCCAGTACCAGCCAGGACCACCCAACCCTGCGCAGTATTACAAG GAGCAGCAGTATAACGGGCAGCAGGGAAACATGCCACCAGGATCAGGAGGTTACAACGCCTTTACACAGGCTGCCGTCAATGCG CAGGCTGGCCGCGTCATGCCGGGGTACCCCAGTTCCCCTCTAGGGGGAAACCCCACCCCTCCCATGACTCCGGGTAGCTCCATGCCCCCCTACCTGTCCCCTGGTGGGCCTGGGCCAGACACCAAGCCCCCGTACCTCGCCCAGGGCCCCGACGTCAAGCCCAACATCAACTCCCTACAGCCCCCAACTG GTAACCCTAGCGACGACCTGCGGCTGACCTTCCCAGTGCGCGACGGCGTGGTACTGGAGCCGTTCCGGTTGGAGCACAACCTGGCAGTCAGCAACCATGCCTTCCAGCTAAGAGACTCTGTCTATAAGACCCTCATGATGAG GCCTGACCTGGAGCTGCAGTTTAAGTGTTATCACCACGaggacagacagatgaacactAACTGGCCCGCCTCCGTACAGGTACAATCACACCTACAG GTGTCTGGTCCTTGCTTACAGGTGAGTGTGAACGCCACACCGCTCACCATCGAGAGGGGCGACAACAAGACCTCCCACAAGCCCCTCTACCTGAAGCAGGTGTGTCAGCCGGGGCGTAACACCATCCAGATCACCGTCACCGCCTGCTGCTGT TCCCACCTGTTTGTGCTGCAGCTGGTTCACCGGCCGTCGGTGCGCTCGGTCCTCCAGGGCCTCATGAAGAAGAGACTACTGCCCGCAGAGCACTGTGTCACTAAGA tcAAGAGGAACTTCAGCAGTGGTACCATCCCCGGGACCCCTGGGCTCAACGGGGAGGATGGTGTGGAACAGACGGCCATTAAAGTCTCACTCAAATGCCCCATTACCTTCAGGCGCATCCAGCTGCCTGCGCGCGGACACGACTGTAGACACATACAG tgTTTTGACCTGGAGTCTTACCTACAGTTAAACTGTGAGAGAGGGACCTGGAGGTGTCCTGTGTGCAA TAAGACCGCTCTATTGGAGGGACTGGAGGTGGACCAGTACATGCTGGGAATTCTAATATACATACAGAA TTCAGACTATGAGGAGATCACCATAGATCCAGTGTGTGGCTGGAGGCCTGTGCCAGTCAAACCGGACATCCACATAAAGGAGGAAGCGGATGGTCCGGTGTTGAAGCGATGCCGGACTGTCAGCCCCAGTCACATGATGATGCCCAGTGTCATGGAAATGATCGCAGCTCTGGGCCCAGCCTCCTCGCCCTACCAGGGCCTGCCACCAGGGGGCAGGAACACACCGGACTACAACACCCAAG GTCCAGGATATTCAAGCCAGTCAGGCTTCTCTGACTTCCCCAACACCCCTGGAACTCCCACCCTGAGAGACTTCACATCTCCTGGACCCCCTAACATCTACCAGCAGGACCAG ATGTCCCACTCTGGCCGTATGGACCCTTCCCATAATGCCctgcagcaacaacaacaacagcagcagcatcaACAGGGTCTCCACAGTAATCAGAGTCTCGGAGGTGGCGTTGGTGGACAGATGCAGCAGCGGAACTCCAATACCCAGAATGCCCGGTTGCAGACAGAGGGCTCTTTCGGCCTTGGCGGTCCTGGAGGAGAGGGACCTGATCACACCCTGGAT GGGAGGAACATCCACAGATCATTCTACTACGACAACCGTAAGACAACCATAAGACAACCGTTAGACCACAGTAAGATAACCAACCGTAAAGCaaccacacagaaagacagcaagCTGCTCGTTCAGTGA
- the zmiz2 gene encoding zinc finger MIZ domain-containing protein 2 isoform X11, whose product MNPLNSMKPGLPPTPHSDGNFLYDSTSWQQGNNPQPGALSVVTTVWGVTNPSHSQVFGAPMGPGGNSGGHMMQGGGGGGGMSPGMSHQYQSYGDKGYGQPGLYGRPNTAYSQAPPYGQSYSSNGGGGGMGQRPPSDFTQAAAAAVAAAAATATATATATVAAIQEKQNQEMNYGQMGGGPSSYSTQFLSHPGPQQGGPRGPPGMSPSGMVQSRPGQHPSMGGMVYPSQGQGQRMPQQHAGYPGGQQGLKRPYQSEGFPGQQYGSGGMSPYHGGQPLQYPPGPQQRQAQSPSYHPNQRMPPMGQYQPGPPNPAQYYKQEQQYNGQQGNMPPGSGGYNAFTQAAVNAQAGRVMPGYPSSPLGGNPTPPMTPGSSMPPYLSPGGPGPDTKPPYLAQGPDVKPNINSLQPPTGNPSDDLRLTFPVRDGVVLEPFRLEHNLAVSNHAFQLRDSVYKTLMMRPDLELQFKCYHHEDRQMNTNWPASVQVQSHLQVSGPCLQVSVNATPLTIERGDNKTSHKPLYLKQVCQPGRNTIQITVTACCCSHLFVLQLVHRPSVRSVLQGLMKKRLLPAEHCVTKIKRNFSSGTIPGTPGLNGEDGVEQTAIKVSLKCPITFRRIQLPARGHDCRHIQCFDLESYLQLNCERGTWRCPVCNKTALLEGLEVDQYMLGILIYIQNSDYEEITIDPVCGWRPVPVKPDIHIKEEADGPVLKRCRTVSPSHMMMPSVMEMIAALGPASSPYQGLPPGGRNTPDYNTQGPGYSSQSGFSDFPNTPGTPTLRDFTSPGPPNIYQQDQMSHSGRMDPSHNALQQQQQQQQHQQGLHSNQSLGGGVGGQMQQRNSNTQNARLQTEGSFGLGGPGGEGPDHTLDGRNIHRSFYYDNRKTTIRQPLDHSKITNRKATTQKDSKLLVQ is encoded by the exons ATGAACCCCCTCAACTCCATGAAACCCGGTCTGCCTCCCACTCCGCacag TGACGGTAACTTCCTGTATGACTCTACCTCCTGGCAACAAGGCAACAATCCACAGCCAGGAGCACTCTCCGTGGTAACCACTGTCTGGGGCGTGACCAATCCCTCGCACAGCCAG GTGTTTGGTGCGCCCATGGGTCCGGGTGGGAACTCTGGAGGTCACATGATGCAGGGTGGCGGCGGCGGTGGAGGGATGAGTCCCGGGATGAGCCACCAGTACCAGAGCTACGGTGATAAGGGCTACGGACAGCCGGGCCTGTACGGGCGCCCCAACACAGCCTACAGCCAAGCGCCTCCGTATGGACAGAG TTACTCCAGTaatggtggtggagggggtATGGGCCAACGCCCCCCCTCTGATTTCACCCAGGCTGCTGCCGCTGCCGTGGCTGCCGCCGCTGCCACGGCAACTGCCACTGCCACGGCAACAGTTGCTGCCATCCAGGAGAAGCAGAACCAGGAAATGAACTATGGCCAG ATGGGTGGAGGGCCCTCCTCTTACAGTACCCAGTTCCTGTCCCACCCAGGCCCCCAGCAGGGTGGGCCCCGCGGCCCCCCGGGGATGAGCCCGAGTGGCATGGTCCAGTCCCGGCCAGGGCAGCACCCGTCTATGGGGGGCATGGTGTACCCCTCCCAGGGCCAGGGCCAGAGGATGCCCCAGCAGCACGCTGGCTATCCAGGAGGACAGCAGGGGCTCAAACGGCCCTACCAATCAGAG GGTTTCCCAGGGCAGCAGTATGGTTCAGGGGGCATGTCTCCCTACCACGGTGGACAGCCCCTCCAGTACCCCCCCGGACCCCAGCAGCGTCAGGCCCAGTCCCCTTCCTACCACCCGAACCAGAGGATGCCCCCAATGGGCCAGTACCAGCCAGGACCACCCAACCCTGCGCAGTATTACAAG CAGGAGCAGCAGTATAACGGGCAGCAGGGAAACATGCCACCAGGATCAGGAGGTTACAACGCCTTTACACAGGCTGCCGTCAATGCG CAGGCTGGCCGCGTCATGCCGGGGTACCCCAGTTCCCCTCTAGGGGGAAACCCCACCCCTCCCATGACTCCGGGTAGCTCCATGCCCCCCTACCTGTCCCCTGGTGGGCCTGGGCCAGACACCAAGCCCCCGTACCTCGCCCAGGGCCCCGACGTCAAGCCCAACATCAACTCCCTACAGCCCCCAACTG GTAACCCTAGCGACGACCTGCGGCTGACCTTCCCAGTGCGCGACGGCGTGGTACTGGAGCCGTTCCGGTTGGAGCACAACCTGGCAGTCAGCAACCATGCCTTCCAGCTAAGAGACTCTGTCTATAAGACCCTCATGATGAG GCCTGACCTGGAGCTGCAGTTTAAGTGTTATCACCACGaggacagacagatgaacactAACTGGCCCGCCTCCGTACAGGTACAATCACACCTACAG GTGTCTGGTCCTTGCTTACAGGTGAGTGTGAACGCCACACCGCTCACCATCGAGAGGGGCGACAACAAGACCTCCCACAAGCCCCTCTACCTGAAGCAGGTGTGTCAGCCGGGGCGTAACACCATCCAGATCACCGTCACCGCCTGCTGCTGT TCCCACCTGTTTGTGCTGCAGCTGGTTCACCGGCCGTCGGTGCGCTCGGTCCTCCAGGGCCTCATGAAGAAGAGACTACTGCCCGCAGAGCACTGTGTCACTAAGA tcAAGAGGAACTTCAGCAGTGGTACCATCCCCGGGACCCCTGGGCTCAACGGGGAGGATGGTGTGGAACAGACGGCCATTAAAGTCTCACTCAAATGCCCCATTACCTTCAGGCGCATCCAGCTGCCTGCGCGCGGACACGACTGTAGACACATACAG tgTTTTGACCTGGAGTCTTACCTACAGTTAAACTGTGAGAGAGGGACCTGGAGGTGTCCTGTGTGCAA TAAGACCGCTCTATTGGAGGGACTGGAGGTGGACCAGTACATGCTGGGAATTCTAATATACATACAGAA TTCAGACTATGAGGAGATCACCATAGATCCAGTGTGTGGCTGGAGGCCTGTGCCAGTCAAACCGGACATCCACATAAAGGAGGAAGCGGATGGTCCGGTGTTGAAGCGATGCCGGACTGTCAGCCCCAGTCACATGATGATGCCCAGTGTCATGGAAATGATCGCAGCTCTGGGCCCAGCCTCCTCGCCCTACCAGGGCCTGCCACCAGGGGGCAGGAACACACCGGACTACAACACCCAAG GTCCAGGATATTCAAGCCAGTCAGGCTTCTCTGACTTCCCCAACACCCCTGGAACTCCCACCCTGAGAGACTTCACATCTCCTGGACCCCCTAACATCTACCAGCAGGACCAG ATGTCCCACTCTGGCCGTATGGACCCTTCCCATAATGCCctgcagcaacaacaacaacagcagcagcatcaACAGGGTCTCCACAGTAATCAGAGTCTCGGAGGTGGCGTTGGTGGACAGATGCAGCAGCGGAACTCCAATACCCAGAATGCCCGGTTGCAGACAGAGGGCTCTTTCGGCCTTGGCGGTCCTGGAGGAGAGGGACCTGATCACACCCTGGAT GGGAGGAACATCCACAGATCATTCTACTACGACAACCGTAAGACAACCATAAGACAACCGTTAGACCACAGTAAGATAACCAACCGTAAAGCaaccacacagaaagacagcaagCTGCTCGTTCAGTGA
- the zmiz2 gene encoding zinc finger MIZ domain-containing protein 2 isoform X4, with product MAVPMTCDCPRTEQTNDTGQKVACEGLIDPPVPPMNPLNSMKPGLPPTPHSDGNFLYDSTSWQQGNNPQPGALSVVTTVWGVTNPSHSQVFGAPMGPGGNSGGHMMQGGGGGGGMSPGMSHQYQSYGDKGYGQPGLYGRPNTAYSQAPPYGQSYSSNGGGGGMGQRPPSDFTQAAAAAVAAAAATATATATATVAAIQEKQNQEMNYGQMGGGPSSYSTQFLSHPGPQQGGPRGPPGMSPSGMVQSRPGQHPSMGGMVYPSQGQGQRMPQQHAGYPGGQQGLKRPYQSEGFPGQQYGSGGMSPYHGGQPLQYPPGPQQRQAQSPSYHPNQRMPPMGQYQPGPPNPAQYYKQEQQYNGQQGNMPPGSGGYNAFTQAAVNAQAGRVMPGYPSSPLGGNPTPPMTPGSSMPPYLSPGGPGPDTKPPYLAQGPDVKPNINSLQPPTGNPSDDLRLTFPVRDGVVLEPFRLEHNLAVSNHAFQLRDSVYKTLMMRPDLELQFKCYHHEDRQMNTNWPASVQVSGPCLQVSVNATPLTIERGDNKTSHKPLYLKQVCQPGRNTIQITVTACCCSHLFVLQLVHRPSVRSVLQGLMKKRLLPAEHCVTKIKRNFSSGTIPGTPGLNGEDGVEQTAIKVSLKCPITFRRIQLPARGHDCRHIQCFDLESYLQLNCERGTWRCPVCNKTALLEGLEVDQYMLGILIYIQNSDYEEITIDPVCGWRPVPVKPDIHIKEEADGPVLKRCRTVSPSHMMMPSVMEMIAALGPASSPYQGLPPGGRNTPDYNTQGPGYSSQSGFSDFPNTPGTPTLRDFTSPGPPNIYQQDQMSHSGRMDPSHNALQQQQQQQQHQQGLHSNQSLGGGVGGQMQQRNSNTQNARLQTEGSFGLGGPGGEGPDHTLDGRNIHRSFYYDNRKTTIRQPLDHSKITNRKATTQKDSKLLVQ from the exons ACCCCCCTGTTCCTCCGATGAACCCCCTCAACTCCATGAAACCCGGTCTGCCTCCCACTCCGCacag TGACGGTAACTTCCTGTATGACTCTACCTCCTGGCAACAAGGCAACAATCCACAGCCAGGAGCACTCTCCGTGGTAACCACTGTCTGGGGCGTGACCAATCCCTCGCACAGCCAG GTGTTTGGTGCGCCCATGGGTCCGGGTGGGAACTCTGGAGGTCACATGATGCAGGGTGGCGGCGGCGGTGGAGGGATGAGTCCCGGGATGAGCCACCAGTACCAGAGCTACGGTGATAAGGGCTACGGACAGCCGGGCCTGTACGGGCGCCCCAACACAGCCTACAGCCAAGCGCCTCCGTATGGACAGAG TTACTCCAGTaatggtggtggagggggtATGGGCCAACGCCCCCCCTCTGATTTCACCCAGGCTGCTGCCGCTGCCGTGGCTGCCGCCGCTGCCACGGCAACTGCCACTGCCACGGCAACAGTTGCTGCCATCCAGGAGAAGCAGAACCAGGAAATGAACTATGGCCAG ATGGGTGGAGGGCCCTCCTCTTACAGTACCCAGTTCCTGTCCCACCCAGGCCCCCAGCAGGGTGGGCCCCGCGGCCCCCCGGGGATGAGCCCGAGTGGCATGGTCCAGTCCCGGCCAGGGCAGCACCCGTCTATGGGGGGCATGGTGTACCCCTCCCAGGGCCAGGGCCAGAGGATGCCCCAGCAGCACGCTGGCTATCCAGGAGGACAGCAGGGGCTCAAACGGCCCTACCAATCAGAG GGTTTCCCAGGGCAGCAGTATGGTTCAGGGGGCATGTCTCCCTACCACGGTGGACAGCCCCTCCAGTACCCCCCCGGACCCCAGCAGCGTCAGGCCCAGTCCCCTTCCTACCACCCGAACCAGAGGATGCCCCCAATGGGCCAGTACCAGCCAGGACCACCCAACCCTGCGCAGTATTACAAG CAGGAGCAGCAGTATAACGGGCAGCAGGGAAACATGCCACCAGGATCAGGAGGTTACAACGCCTTTACACAGGCTGCCGTCAATGCG CAGGCTGGCCGCGTCATGCCGGGGTACCCCAGTTCCCCTCTAGGGGGAAACCCCACCCCTCCCATGACTCCGGGTAGCTCCATGCCCCCCTACCTGTCCCCTGGTGGGCCTGGGCCAGACACCAAGCCCCCGTACCTCGCCCAGGGCCCCGACGTCAAGCCCAACATCAACTCCCTACAGCCCCCAACTG GTAACCCTAGCGACGACCTGCGGCTGACCTTCCCAGTGCGCGACGGCGTGGTACTGGAGCCGTTCCGGTTGGAGCACAACCTGGCAGTCAGCAACCATGCCTTCCAGCTAAGAGACTCTGTCTATAAGACCCTCATGATGAG GCCTGACCTGGAGCTGCAGTTTAAGTGTTATCACCACGaggacagacagatgaacactAACTGGCCCGCCTCCGTACAG GTGTCTGGTCCTTGCTTACAGGTGAGTGTGAACGCCACACCGCTCACCATCGAGAGGGGCGACAACAAGACCTCCCACAAGCCCCTCTACCTGAAGCAGGTGTGTCAGCCGGGGCGTAACACCATCCAGATCACCGTCACCGCCTGCTGCTGT TCCCACCTGTTTGTGCTGCAGCTGGTTCACCGGCCGTCGGTGCGCTCGGTCCTCCAGGGCCTCATGAAGAAGAGACTACTGCCCGCAGAGCACTGTGTCACTAAGA tcAAGAGGAACTTCAGCAGTGGTACCATCCCCGGGACCCCTGGGCTCAACGGGGAGGATGGTGTGGAACAGACGGCCATTAAAGTCTCACTCAAATGCCCCATTACCTTCAGGCGCATCCAGCTGCCTGCGCGCGGACACGACTGTAGACACATACAG tgTTTTGACCTGGAGTCTTACCTACAGTTAAACTGTGAGAGAGGGACCTGGAGGTGTCCTGTGTGCAA TAAGACCGCTCTATTGGAGGGACTGGAGGTGGACCAGTACATGCTGGGAATTCTAATATACATACAGAA TTCAGACTATGAGGAGATCACCATAGATCCAGTGTGTGGCTGGAGGCCTGTGCCAGTCAAACCGGACATCCACATAAAGGAGGAAGCGGATGGTCCGGTGTTGAAGCGATGCCGGACTGTCAGCCCCAGTCACATGATGATGCCCAGTGTCATGGAAATGATCGCAGCTCTGGGCCCAGCCTCCTCGCCCTACCAGGGCCTGCCACCAGGGGGCAGGAACACACCGGACTACAACACCCAAG GTCCAGGATATTCAAGCCAGTCAGGCTTCTCTGACTTCCCCAACACCCCTGGAACTCCCACCCTGAGAGACTTCACATCTCCTGGACCCCCTAACATCTACCAGCAGGACCAG ATGTCCCACTCTGGCCGTATGGACCCTTCCCATAATGCCctgcagcaacaacaacaacagcagcagcatcaACAGGGTCTCCACAGTAATCAGAGTCTCGGAGGTGGCGTTGGTGGACAGATGCAGCAGCGGAACTCCAATACCCAGAATGCCCGGTTGCAGACAGAGGGCTCTTTCGGCCTTGGCGGTCCTGGAGGAGAGGGACCTGATCACACCCTGGAT GGGAGGAACATCCACAGATCATTCTACTACGACAACCGTAAGACAACCATAAGACAACCGTTAGACCACAGTAAGATAACCAACCGTAAAGCaaccacacagaaagacagcaagCTGCTCGTTCAGTGA
- the zmiz2 gene encoding zinc finger MIZ domain-containing protein 2 isoform X3: MAVPMTCDCPRTEQTNDTGQKVACEGLIDPPVPPMNPLNSMKPGLPPTPHSDGNFLYDSTSWQQGNNPQPGALSVVTTVWGVTNPSHSQVFGAPMGPGGNSGGHMMQGGGGGGGMSPGMSHQYQSYGDKGYGQPGLYGRPNTAYSQAPPYGQSYSSNGGGGGMGQRPPSDFTQAAAAAVAAAAATATATATATVAAIQEKQNQEMNYGQMGGGPSSYSTQFLSHPGPQQGGPRGPPGMSPSGMVQSRPGQHPSMGGMVYPSQGQGQRMPQQHAGYPGGQQGLKRPYQSEGFPGQQYGSGGMSPYHGGQPLQYPPGPQQRQAQSPSYHPNQRMPPMGQYQPGPPNPAQYYKQEQQYNGQQGNMPPGSGGYNAFTQAAVNAAGRVMPGYPSSPLGGNPTPPMTPGSSMPPYLSPGGPGPDTKPPYLAQGPDVKPNINSLQPPTGNPSDDLRLTFPVRDGVVLEPFRLEHNLAVSNHAFQLRDSVYKTLMMRPDLELQFKCYHHEDRQMNTNWPASVQVQSHLQVSGPCLQVSVNATPLTIERGDNKTSHKPLYLKQVCQPGRNTIQITVTACCCSHLFVLQLVHRPSVRSVLQGLMKKRLLPAEHCVTKIKRNFSSGTIPGTPGLNGEDGVEQTAIKVSLKCPITFRRIQLPARGHDCRHIQCFDLESYLQLNCERGTWRCPVCNKTALLEGLEVDQYMLGILIYIQNSDYEEITIDPVCGWRPVPVKPDIHIKEEADGPVLKRCRTVSPSHMMMPSVMEMIAALGPASSPYQGLPPGGRNTPDYNTQGPGYSSQSGFSDFPNTPGTPTLRDFTSPGPPNIYQQDQMSHSGRMDPSHNALQQQQQQQQHQQGLHSNQSLGGGVGGQMQQRNSNTQNARLQTEGSFGLGGPGGEGPDHTLDGRNIHRSFYYDNRKTTIRQPLDHSKITNRKATTQKDSKLLVQ, from the exons ACCCCCCTGTTCCTCCGATGAACCCCCTCAACTCCATGAAACCCGGTCTGCCTCCCACTCCGCacag TGACGGTAACTTCCTGTATGACTCTACCTCCTGGCAACAAGGCAACAATCCACAGCCAGGAGCACTCTCCGTGGTAACCACTGTCTGGGGCGTGACCAATCCCTCGCACAGCCAG GTGTTTGGTGCGCCCATGGGTCCGGGTGGGAACTCTGGAGGTCACATGATGCAGGGTGGCGGCGGCGGTGGAGGGATGAGTCCCGGGATGAGCCACCAGTACCAGAGCTACGGTGATAAGGGCTACGGACAGCCGGGCCTGTACGGGCGCCCCAACACAGCCTACAGCCAAGCGCCTCCGTATGGACAGAG TTACTCCAGTaatggtggtggagggggtATGGGCCAACGCCCCCCCTCTGATTTCACCCAGGCTGCTGCCGCTGCCGTGGCTGCCGCCGCTGCCACGGCAACTGCCACTGCCACGGCAACAGTTGCTGCCATCCAGGAGAAGCAGAACCAGGAAATGAACTATGGCCAG ATGGGTGGAGGGCCCTCCTCTTACAGTACCCAGTTCCTGTCCCACCCAGGCCCCCAGCAGGGTGGGCCCCGCGGCCCCCCGGGGATGAGCCCGAGTGGCATGGTCCAGTCCCGGCCAGGGCAGCACCCGTCTATGGGGGGCATGGTGTACCCCTCCCAGGGCCAGGGCCAGAGGATGCCCCAGCAGCACGCTGGCTATCCAGGAGGACAGCAGGGGCTCAAACGGCCCTACCAATCAGAG GGTTTCCCAGGGCAGCAGTATGGTTCAGGGGGCATGTCTCCCTACCACGGTGGACAGCCCCTCCAGTACCCCCCCGGACCCCAGCAGCGTCAGGCCCAGTCCCCTTCCTACCACCCGAACCAGAGGATGCCCCCAATGGGCCAGTACCAGCCAGGACCACCCAACCCTGCGCAGTATTACAAG CAGGAGCAGCAGTATAACGGGCAGCAGGGAAACATGCCACCAGGATCAGGAGGTTACAACGCCTTTACACAGGCTGCCGTCAATGCG GCTGGCCGCGTCATGCCGGGGTACCCCAGTTCCCCTCTAGGGGGAAACCCCACCCCTCCCATGACTCCGGGTAGCTCCATGCCCCCCTACCTGTCCCCTGGTGGGCCTGGGCCAGACACCAAGCCCCCGTACCTCGCCCAGGGCCCCGACGTCAAGCCCAACATCAACTCCCTACAGCCCCCAACTG GTAACCCTAGCGACGACCTGCGGCTGACCTTCCCAGTGCGCGACGGCGTGGTACTGGAGCCGTTCCGGTTGGAGCACAACCTGGCAGTCAGCAACCATGCCTTCCAGCTAAGAGACTCTGTCTATAAGACCCTCATGATGAG GCCTGACCTGGAGCTGCAGTTTAAGTGTTATCACCACGaggacagacagatgaacactAACTGGCCCGCCTCCGTACAGGTACAATCACACCTACAG GTGTCTGGTCCTTGCTTACAGGTGAGTGTGAACGCCACACCGCTCACCATCGAGAGGGGCGACAACAAGACCTCCCACAAGCCCCTCTACCTGAAGCAGGTGTGTCAGCCGGGGCGTAACACCATCCAGATCACCGTCACCGCCTGCTGCTGT TCCCACCTGTTTGTGCTGCAGCTGGTTCACCGGCCGTCGGTGCGCTCGGTCCTCCAGGGCCTCATGAAGAAGAGACTACTGCCCGCAGAGCACTGTGTCACTAAGA tcAAGAGGAACTTCAGCAGTGGTACCATCCCCGGGACCCCTGGGCTCAACGGGGAGGATGGTGTGGAACAGACGGCCATTAAAGTCTCACTCAAATGCCCCATTACCTTCAGGCGCATCCAGCTGCCTGCGCGCGGACACGACTGTAGACACATACAG tgTTTTGACCTGGAGTCTTACCTACAGTTAAACTGTGAGAGAGGGACCTGGAGGTGTCCTGTGTGCAA TAAGACCGCTCTATTGGAGGGACTGGAGGTGGACCAGTACATGCTGGGAATTCTAATATACATACAGAA TTCAGACTATGAGGAGATCACCATAGATCCAGTGTGTGGCTGGAGGCCTGTGCCAGTCAAACCGGACATCCACATAAAGGAGGAAGCGGATGGTCCGGTGTTGAAGCGATGCCGGACTGTCAGCCCCAGTCACATGATGATGCCCAGTGTCATGGAAATGATCGCAGCTCTGGGCCCAGCCTCCTCGCCCTACCAGGGCCTGCCACCAGGGGGCAGGAACACACCGGACTACAACACCCAAG GTCCAGGATATTCAAGCCAGTCAGGCTTCTCTGACTTCCCCAACACCCCTGGAACTCCCACCCTGAGAGACTTCACATCTCCTGGACCCCCTAACATCTACCAGCAGGACCAG ATGTCCCACTCTGGCCGTATGGACCCTTCCCATAATGCCctgcagcaacaacaacaacagcagcagcatcaACAGGGTCTCCACAGTAATCAGAGTCTCGGAGGTGGCGTTGGTGGACAGATGCAGCAGCGGAACTCCAATACCCAGAATGCCCGGTTGCAGACAGAGGGCTCTTTCGGCCTTGGCGGTCCTGGAGGAGAGGGACCTGATCACACCCTGGAT GGGAGGAACATCCACAGATCATTCTACTACGACAACCGTAAGACAACCATAAGACAACCGTTAGACCACAGTAAGATAACCAACCGTAAAGCaaccacacagaaagacagcaagCTGCTCGTTCAGTGA